In Arthrobacter sp. MN05-02, the genomic stretch GGAGTGCGAGGGCTGACAGCACCTCCGGACGTACGGAAGCCCCCGGCCACCCGGCCGGGGGCTTTCCTCGTTCCTGCGGGTCCGTACTCGTCCGGCCGTCCGGCCACAGTACGGTGGTGGCATGAATCCCACGCACGTCCTGGTCCTGCCCGGAGGCGGCTACACCATGCTGTCCGACAACGAGGGTGAGGTGGTCGCCGAGCGGCTCCGCTCCTTCGGCCTGTCCGCCGGCGTCTTCGACTATCCCGTCGGGACCCGCCATCCCGCGCCGCTCGACGCCGTCCGCGCCGAGATCCGACGCCTGCGGGCAGCGGGCGTCGATCGGCTGGCGCTCCTCGGGTTCTCCGCCGGCGGACACCTCGCGGGACTTGCCGCCCTCACACCTGCCGGAGCCGACGAGCGTGTCGATGCCGCCGTGCTCTGCTACCCGGTGGTGTCCATGGAGCTCGCCACGCATCGCGGCTCCCAGGACGAGCTGCTCGGGCCCGACGCGGGGGCCGAGGTGCGGCGGGCCACGTCCCTCGACCGCCTCGTCACGCCCGATGCCCCGCCCTTCTTCGTCTGGCACACCGCCGAGGACGAGGCCGTCCCCGTGCAGCATGCCTACCTGCTGGCCCAGGCGCTCGCCGCCCACGCCGTCCCCCATGCCCTGCACGTCTTCGCCGAGGGGGAACACGGCCTCGGGCTGGCCGAGGGATGTGGCGCCACGGAACAGTGGAGCCGGCTGGCGGGCGACTGGCTCCTGGCCCGGGGCTGGTGACGGTCCGGCCCCTGCCGGCGGGCGCGATCGGGTGATCGCGCAGACCGTCGTGGCGCTCGGTCCGGTGATCGGCCTGATCGCCCTCGGCTACGTTCTTCGTTCCCGCGCCTTCTTGGCGCAGGCGTTCTGGCCTCCGGCCGAGCGCCTGTGCTACTTCATCCTGCTGCCGGCACTGTTCATCAGCGGTACGGCGACCGCGGACCTCGCGGGCCTGCCGATCGCCCTGATGGCGCCGGTCCTCGCCGGGCCGGTGGTCCTGACGGCCCTGGGGCTCGTCGTCGCCCAGCGCCGGCTGGACCTCGACGGACCGGCCTTCACCTCCGTGCTGCAGGGCAGCATCCGTTTCAACAACTACCTCGGTCTCTCGATCGCCCTCGCCCTGTTCGGATCCGATGGCGTCGCGCTCGCCGCCATCGCGAACACCATCCTCGTCCCGCTCGTCAACATCCTCTGCACGCTCGCCTTCGCGCGCTACGGGGCGGAGCGGCTGACCGTGGGCGGCACCGTCAGGAGCATCGCCACCAATCCGCTGATCCTCGGCTGCGGCATCGGCATCCTGCTGAACGCCGCGGGCATCGGCCTGCCGCCGGGCGTCGGCGGGTTCCTGCGGACCCTGGGGAGTGCATCCCTGCCGCTGGGACTCCTGTGCGTGGGAGCGGCGCTCGAACTCCGGAGCATGGGCCGGAACCTCCGGGCCGT encodes the following:
- a CDS encoding transporter; translated protein: MIAQTVVALGPVIGLIALGYVLRSRAFLAQAFWPPAERLCYFILLPALFISGTATADLAGLPIALMAPVLAGPVVLTALGLVVAQRRLDLDGPAFTSVLQGSIRFNNYLGLSIALALFGSDGVALAAIANTILVPLVNILCTLAFARYGAERLTVGGTVRSIATNPLILGCGIGILLNAAGIGLPPGVGGFLRTLGSASLPLGLLCVGAALELRSMGRNLRAVALATVVKFTVLPGLGIAGCLLLGLTGQPAATVILFLSLPTASSAYVMARALGGDARLMASTITLQTVAGVLYLPVVFLVIRVLTG